From the genome of Tachypleus tridentatus isolate NWPU-2018 chromosome 6, ASM421037v1, whole genome shotgun sequence:
catggccaagcgcgtaaggcatgcgactcgtaattcgagggtcgcgggtttgtgcccgcgtcgcgccaaacatgcacgccctcccagccgtgggggcgttatgatgtgacggtcaatcccactattcgttggtaaaagagtagcccaacagttggcggtgggtggtgatgactagctgcattccctctggtcttacactgctaaattagagacggctcggtgcagtgggctaacaacctactcacttaaatacttgttgaagaatccgcaagcgatggCATCACACATACACTTGcgtgtaaaatgtaaaaaaatagaaCTTCTTTGAAAAAacgtattttaatgaaaaataatggcttgtttgaataatattgaagttattttattttatcaccataatttcaacaatattatgttgtttcctttttaaatacatcattatttatcagtcattgtagatggaatttataaattatagatGTGCAAAAAAAAGGAACAACAACtaattataacaatgttttcacaaaatttcccgccttttttaaatatatctgtgaCTTTTTTTTCTGGATTCGAAATAAGTGTTAGACATTTCTGTATTGAATACTAAGGTATGTAACGACAGTTTTCTCTTACAGAATTACTTATACGTCGTTTCGTTAAGTAAAATAAGCAATTTACAACTACATCAAAGTTTAAAAACCGAAGTTTTGTTGTACTTAAGTCTGAATAGTTATGTGAAAAAATTACCATTTCAGTTGATATAGAACCGCCTTTTCAAAATATCTTTCCACTTGgcttcttttcttttaaatttattggATTAAGCTTGTTCCACTTTTATCctctcaaaaaagaaaaaaggaattcATATAATATTGACTTTGTCAGTCaacattacatttgtttatatactAAACATGTAATTCTAGTTTTCGAGAGAAAAATGACGTTATTCACAAGTCAAACCCGAATCACTTAAACAATATTTAAgcaatatttaaactaaatattatacatctaatattaaaaatgttcatataaacAACTATGTTAATATGTTTGACATTTCAATGACAATAACGTACATGAAAAACAATGAACGTTGTGATCAACTTACTCTTAACGTTTTTTAGTTTAGTTGAATTCGTATGTAAATTGTTTCCTGTTGAAACCAAAAGTAGTAAAAACACAATAGAATATTATctatttgttttaacatgaaataaaactgaaataaattaaaatgttccgTTGAATACGAATCGTTTCATATCTGAGAATTTACTCATGAAAAACTTGTTCGTTGATCTATACTTAATATTCTTATGGTTACAAACTAATCACCGGATTAAACTGGCTCGatgaagttgattttttttttatttccctaaTTACTCTTCAGGGTTGATAGGTAGAGGGCGTATGTATATGTTCAAATTAGAATCCGTTTGcacaatatagtttattttacgCACCATGCAGCGTGGGAAATACGTGTACGATTATTCTGTCTTTGTTTATTGTGTGTCGTAATACACAACTTagcttattatatttaaatatatcttatgtTGCTCGTTTGTTTATTTACACAGTTGTTAATACGAGTCTTTGAAGGTGGATTGTGCTTGTTAACCGGAGAGGAGAAAGGACTCCATACCGTGAGATAGTCCTTAGGTGTTTGACCTCTTGTCTTCGATAACCATAGTTTTGTTTACAGCAGCAGAATGAAGGTATCGAACTGTAAATACGTTTCTCGCATGCGCGAAATTACGTTAAGTAGACCAACCAGAGTAGCTCTAACAAACGCATGCGCACTGATAGATGGAACACGTAAGTAACAGAAGTGATGAGTACAGGTCCAGCAGGTGAACAGGGTCATTGACGTCTACTAAAGCGTTCATACATGTTTAGTGATAGCTCCAGGCAGCGCTGAATTCCATAAAATGGGATGAGTGCGTGAAGACCGATCAAACACAGCTCGACTatcttagaaaatatttaatacgttTCGTTATCCTGCTCACATAAAGTTTTAGATTTGTTGCAAGAATAGAGAAATGGGAACCAATTTATTTATCTGGCTCTTCTCTCTAACACTAGGAGTCATATCCATAATGACGAAGACTATACCCCAAGTACATACAACTTCTGGTAAGCTACTCGGTCGAACAGTGGAGACTCCTATGGGCCATGTTGACCAGTATCTTGGTATTCCATATGCCAAGGCTCCAATAGGTAATCTGCGGTTTCAGCCACCTCAACCACTAGACAAAGAAGAAGCAGAGATTAGACGAGATGCCACCAAGTTTGGTCCACTCTGTTTCCAGCCTCCTCATTTAAAAGAAGCAATCAGTCCTCTCCTAATGACTAAAAACAATAGCCATATAACAACTAGTGAAGACTGTTTGACTCTAAATATTTTCATTCCAAGTGGAAAACAATTGGAAACCTTGGCAGTAATGGTGTGGCTTCCAGGAGAAGGATTCGACTACGCTGATACTACCCAGTTTGATGGTAGTTTTCTTGCAATCATAGGACAGGTTATCGTCGTCACAGTTAACTACAGAGTATCTGTTTTTGGGTTCCTGTCCACCCTGACTCCTGAAGCTCCAGGTAACATAGGATTCTTGGACCAACGACTTGCTCTACAGTGGATTCAACAAAACATTGCCAAGTTTAATGGAAACAACAGGAAAGTCACTTTCTTTGGTAGGTTTTCAGGTGCTATGAGCGTTAGTGCCCATTTGGCTTCTCCATTAAACGATGGAGAGAACCAGTTATTTCAAAAGGCTATCTTACAGAGTGGGGTGGCCACTGGACAATGGATATTTGATAGCAACCCTTTGAATGCTACCTTAGAATTAGCTAAAGTTACTAACTGCAGCTACAGTTCTCTGGACACTGTAGTCAGTTGCCTACGACAGATTCCAGCCGAAACGCTACTGACTAAATCCAACTTAGTTTCTCAGCGTTGGAGACCTGTATTTGATGGACATTTTCTGACAGAAGATCCACTTTCTGCAGTCAGCAAAGGTCAGCAAGCTGCTGTGGATGTAATTCTAGGAGTCAACAATGACGAAGGTTCGTTATGCCTTCTGTCTTTGTTTGCTCAGAAGTCTAAGTTCTACCAAAGAATTTTAGATGGACAACTGACTGATGAAGATTTTAACTATCTTCTGAAGACAAACCTGGAGgactttttaaagaaaagtgaCCATTCCATCCACAAAGTAACAGCACACGAGTACCAGCATTTCAAGAAGGCCAATCCAAGAGGAAGATACGTGGACTTCTGTGGAAGCATGTACATCAAAGCCCAGATGAAACAGTTAGCCCAACTATTGATTAAGAACGGAATATCTAAGGTCTTCTCCTACGAGTTTGCTCATAGACCTTCCTTTTCTATCCATCCCGAGTTCATCCAGGCCGGTCATGGGGATGATGTCCTCTTCACGTTTGGTCTTGTACACAAGCTATCCCAGGTTCCCACTGAAGAACTGAAGCTGAGCAGGAAAATTATTGCTGCTTTTTCAAACTTTGCTAAATCTGGGTAAGATTATGTATTCAATCCATTTTGAAAATGAGACATATACGTAAATATTTAACGACAACTATGGAATAATTAAATCTGAACCACGTAAAGTTTTTATATACCTACTAGAAATAATTACTCCTAAAATCCAGCTTTTCTATTAAATTGAGCTTTTACATGTGTGTTaatgtgattttcatttttttatatcagaAACCCTAATCCAGTTGACATCGAAGAAGCTTTGAAATGGACAGAGTTCAGCAATAATCAGCGAGAAGTCCTACAATTCTCTGCTCATATGGAGAATAATTCCGTCAAATCATCTCAGAATGACAGGGATGTTGCTTTCTGGTACAATGTTATTCCTTCCTTATCTGGCCATGAACAAGCAGTCTCTTCTCTTGATAAAGGCGAAAGAGATTTGACTAAAATGGTCTGCAGATTTAGAATAATAACACCAAGCTTCAGTCCACAAGAAGTACAATACATTATATTCGGATTAGttgctttcattttcattttgcttttgatattatttattatgtcaaGGTATGTTTGTTTGAGCAAGAGAAGGAtactttttacaaagttttaaaaagcGTTTTGTAAATACGTTATTTATGTATACTTTGTAAATCTAAAAcctattcaaattatttttcatcatttcaTTTCTCAAATAACGAACAAGGAGTATTGTAAGTGTCATACAGAGTGATCATGTCGAAGTATTCAAGTCAAAACGCACTAAtcattttgctgttgttttttaatatgtttttaagcAAGCAAAACGTCACGAATTTTTCCTCATGACAggaaaagatttttttaaagtctCGGGTTTTCGTTCTTTTCTTTATTCTATGAGGTAAAGCAGATGAATAGCGAATAAAATTTATTGAAGTACAAACTATGGTAAGGGTGTTAGAACAAACGAAATAGAGTCGAGAATAACCCATCAATCAAAAAGCCTTAAAAACAAGAACTTTAATTTTTTCGAAGTTAAGATTATAACATGCACAAGCTATAAGACTAGTTTAGAAACTCTGTTAAGTGTTGTCTCGATTTCCTTTGGATAACGAGTTTAATGcatgtttgtttaagtatttaCTATGTTGATTTGACACTTGTACATAATCAAATTAGTAAAGtcaattgtaaatatatatgttaagtcTTTCAAGTTGGTTATTAAGTGTAGCACACCGTGAAGCCTCATTGTATATACCATTTTGTATTGTGTTTGTAAAGTTCGTGTTTAGAAAACGGATCTAGTTATTTTTGTGTCAgaataaagtatttgaaaaagTTTAAGATGTGTTATTGTGTAGTTTGAGAAACAACAGagatatataaaacttatattaatgtttttagtctaaagaaatttatttggAAAGCAGagcaaaatatttatgaaagacttttaatatttttataagaaaaggaattatttctaattacatttaaAGCCAAACCAgtataaacgaaaaaaaaaaaactcacacaAATAGAAAACTTAGctagtttattttcatgtttcgaaATATTCAAATTTCAACGGAATCAGATATATGCACAAAGAAAACATCAGTTACCAAACTGTTTCTTCCGTGTGTATCTATACAAGAAACACAATCTTCACAAAGCATCTCCTTGGGCTCCCTCTAGGGATATCGGAAAATATAACCTCCAAACGACTTtccttaaaatttgtttttccaacaagTTGAAGGACAGTAatacagtttgaaaatatttaactaaatgcAGATTAATACTTCatagaaaaacattaatattctaaAAGCAAATTTAAGCTGGAAGAATACAAACAAATCCATTTTTTATATTACGTTTGCATTTTGATAtgcaaaaagacaaaatattattgGTAGTAAATGGAAACATCTTTATATAGATTATAGAGTAAAATATATCTCTTATGAAAGGAATATATTATGTGACTAACATGGGTCACACCTTTAAACGTTACCAGTAAGTCTTTCAAACACTAATTCTTTAGCATTTGTTATCAAATACTGTTTACAAGCTGGTAATATCTCCAATCACAAAAAGCGTTAAATC
Proteins encoded in this window:
- the LOC143252200 gene encoding cholinesterase-like, whose translation is MGTNLFIWLFSLTLGVISIMTKTIPQVHTTSGKLLGRTVETPMGHVDQYLGIPYAKAPIGNLRFQPPQPLDKEEAEIRRDATKFGPLCFQPPHLKEAISPLLMTKNNSHITTSEDCLTLNIFIPSGKQLETLAVMVWLPGEGFDYADTTQFDGSFLAIIGQVIVVTVNYRVSVFGFLSTLTPEAPGNIGFLDQRLALQWIQQNIAKFNGNNRKVTFFGRFSGAMSVSAHLASPLNDGENQLFQKAILQSGVATGQWIFDSNPLNATLELAKVTNCSYSSLDTVVSCLRQIPAETLLTKSNLVSQRWRPVFDGHFLTEDPLSAVSKGQQAAVDVILGVNNDEGSLCLLSLFAQKSKFYQRILDGQLTDEDFNYLLKTNLEDFLKKSDHSIHKVTAHEYQHFKKANPRGRYVDFCGSMYIKAQMKQLAQLLIKNGISKVFSYEFAHRPSFSIHPEFIQAGHGDDVLFTFGLVHKLSQVPTEELKLSRKIIAAFSNFAKSGNPNPVDIEEALKWTEFSNNQREVLQFSAHMENNSVKSSQNDRDVAFWYNVIPSLSGHEQAVSSLDKGERDLTKMVCRFRIITPSFSPQEVQYIIFGLVAFIFILLLILFIMSRYVCLSKRRILFTKF